Proteins encoded by one window of Anopheles maculipalpis chromosome 2RL, idAnoMacuDA_375_x, whole genome shotgun sequence:
- the LOC126567216 gene encoding chorion peroxidase-like produces the protein MVPVYRTYSRRSIGLTGVFCGIFYALLQALHLANGGFANYQLNRDAVTYEGYAKQCGYQLKCHGDNSCPSLNELGSLGKDALEKAIFELLNNEAVSNDPRFLIDLSEFDAEFHKTKPIHPNEQLGVTRTLTTHKVLEALTKKYSCCQLRNLLDGKCYPNVTLPCCYGSEEIFCDPYYPYRSYDGSCNNLQHPTWGKRGNALKHPIAPCYSDLVSTPARSKSGTSLPQNRKLLSGLADVLRKREINFVSNLNMASVFLSEFINSDMIGRANRRTKRSVNGFRGCLADGSDRSPFVTALSNPLLVSPNDRYFGPLGVQCLNLSPQEKANDKCELKHVAERNMESSYLDLSSTYSESATYDESGRLDLQQCGATAPIINSEPISVQFFAIAGLFGKLHNYCVDRASTCLQSPGPVAERCRAFTIGVYQKIIFEQLLPVLFGEEFYDTCNLNCKYNPHDESVVSMAYRNGLGRFQHVWITETMKYKPQGQSQTLPFNTFFHQHERFDCSGVLDGVLETPIHIGNLSSANMDKFYTVNGERGTCLPCIDLSRNRDSGLCPLLTYKHYLEQLIGEETKCYNTFEDLRDMFSDDVIEYFAKRFEHPNDIDLLFGIFDKRFVPGGKLPRIVAQATCLEFKRLKCTDRFFYKWNPYLGEGARHLINVLDFTSLLAQFTEMHDVPVEPFFVDSPRVATSSVRDYMQTLDYLFCYL, from the exons ATGGTACCGGTGTACCGCACTTACTCTAGACGCTCGATTGGTTTGACAGGTGTTTTCTGTGGGATTTTCTATGCATTGCTGCAGGCATTACATCTCGCGAATGGTGGATTTG CCAATTACCAGCTAAACCGGGACGCGGTGACCTACGAAGGGTACGCTAAACAATGTGGTTACCAGCTCAAGTGTCACGGTGATAACAG TTGTCCTTCTCTAAACGAATTAGGAAGCTTGGGGAAAGATGCGCTAGAGAAAGCAATATTTGAGCTGCTGAACAACGAAGCTGTTTCAAATGATCCTCGCTTTCTGATCGATCTCTCGGAGTTTGATGCTGAGTTCCATAAGACAAAGCCTATCCATCCTAACGAGCAGCTGGGAGTTACGCGCACTCTCACCACACATAAGGTGCTGGAAGCTCTAACTAAGAAGTACAGCTGCTGCCAGCTAAGGAACCTTCTGGATGGCAAGTGTTACCCGAATGTAACGCTTCCCTGCTGTTACGGCAGTGAGGAAATCTTTTGCGACCCGTACTACCC ATATCGTAGCTATGATGGCAGCTGCAACAACCTACAGCATCCCACCTGGGGCAAGCGTGGAAATGCGCTGAAACACCCTATTGCACCGTGCTATAGTGATCTCGTGTCGACACCTGCCCGAAGTAAATCTGGAACTTCGTTGCCACAGAATCGAAAGCTGCTGTCAGGGTTAGCGGATGTGCTGCGAAAGcgagaaattaatttcgtctCAAACCTTAACATGGCATCCGTATTTTTGAGTGAATTTATCAACTCCGATATGATCGGACGGGCAAACAGACGTACCAAAAGGAGTGTGAATGGTTTTCGTGGCTGTCTTGCGGATGGTTCTGATCGCAGTCCATTTGTAACGGCACTCTCCAACCCATTGCTGGTTTCTCCGAACGATCGCTACTTCGGTCCGCTCGGTGTGCAATGTCTGAACTTAAGCCcgcaagaaaaagcaaacgacAAATGTGAACTGAAACACGTGGCGGAGCGAAACATGGAGAGTAGCTACCTTGACCTATCGAGCACGTACAGCGAGTCAGCGACTTATGATGAATCTGGTCGGTTGGATCTGCAGCAGTGTGGGGCCACCGCGCCAATCATCAATTCGGAACCGATATCGGTACAGTTTTTTGCGATTGCCGGACTATTTGGCAAGCTGCACAATTATTGCGTTGATCGCGCCAGTACATGTCTGCAGAGTCCGGGTCCGGTAGCGGAACGGTGCCGAGCGTTTACGATAGGCGTTtatcagaaaattattttcgagCAGCTGCTGCCGGTGCTGTTTGGTGAGGAGTTTTACGACACGTGTAACTTAAATTGCAAGTACAATCCACACGACGAGTCGGTGGTTTCAATGGCTTACCGGAATGGGTTGGGACGATTCCAACACGTCTGGATTACGGAAACCATGAAATACAAACCACAGGGACAATCGCAAACTTTGCCCTTTAACACTTTCTTTCACCAACATGAAAGGTTTGATTGCTCGGGTGTGCTGGACGGCGTTTTGGAAACTCCAATTCACATAGGAAACTTATCTAGTGCG AATATGGACAAGTTTTACACCGTCAACGGAGAACGTGGTACCTGTTTGCCCTGTATCGATCTGTCACGTAACCGTGACTCGGGGCTGTGTCCTTTGCTGACGTACAAACACTACCTTGAGCAGCTTATTGGCGAGGAAACGAAATGTTACAACACATTCGAGGATCTGCGCGATATGTTCAGCGACGAT GTGATTGAATATTTTGCCAAGCGCTTTGAACATCCCAACGATattgatttgttgtttgggATTTTTGATAAGAGATTCGTTCCGGGAGGCAAGCTTCCCAGAATTGTAGCTCAAGCGACCTGCCTCGAGTTCAAACGGCTCAAGTGTACCGATCGGTTCTTCTACAAATGGAATCCGTACCTTGGGGAAG GAGCACGCCATCTTATCAATGTTTTAGATTTCACCTCACTGCTGGCGCAGTTCACGGAGATGCATGATGTTCCAGTGGAACCATTTTTCGTTGATAGTCCAAGAGTAGCGACGAGCAGCGTTCGAGATTACATGCAAACTTTGGACTATCTTTTCTGTTACCTCTAG